The Desulfomicrobium macestii genome includes the window TGATGGCGGCCTGGTTGGCGGCCCGGGCGACCTTGCGGCCGACCAGGGTGTTCATGAGCGTGGATTTGCCCACGTTGGGGATGCCGACGATGAGGCAGTTGACGGGCTGCATGAGAAAATTGCGCTCCTTGACCATGCCCGGCAGAGTCCCGAGAATGCGCTTGGCGTCCTTGGGGCTGGTGGCGCTGATTTCCATGGGCACGGTGCCGCACTCGCGGAAGAAGTCCATCCAGGAAGCGGTCACGGCCGGGTCGGCCAGATCGCTCTTGTTCAGGACCTTCAGGCACGGCCTTGGCCCGCGCAGTTCGCGCAGGAGGGGATTTTCGCTGTATCCGGGCAGGCGCGCATCGAGCACTTCGATGACCACATCGACCTTGGCCATGACCAGGGCAATCTGTTTTCTGGCCCGGTGCATGTGGCCGGGAAACCATTGAATCGACATCTAGTTATCCTTGTTTGCAGGCAAAAGGCCTTCCTGGAGCAGGAGGGCCCTTGGGTCGGGTTCGCGACCGCGAAAGAGACGAAAGATGTCCATGGGGTGGCGGCTGCCGCCCAGAGCCAGGATCGTGTTCCTGAAGCGTCGGCCCAGATCTCCGCTACGGACCGGATCAGGACCGGCGTCCGCGAATACGCCGAAAGCGTCGGCGCTCAGGACCTCGGCCCACTTGTAGCTGTAATATCCGGCCGCGTAACCGCCGGCAAAGATGTGCGAGAAGGAGCACAGGAAACGGTCTTCCGGCAGCGGCGGCAGGGGCAGGATCTCACGGGCGATGCGCTGGGCGGTCTCCGTGGGATCGAGCTGGTCCGGATCGGCCGTGTGCAGGGCGAGGTCCGTCAGGGCAAAGGAGACCTGGCGCAGGGCATTGGAACCGGCGCGGAAGGTGCGGGTCTCAAGGAGCTTGTCCAGAAGCTCGGCGGCCATGGGCTCGCCTGTCCGGTAGTGGCGGGCCAGCTTGGTCAGGGTGGGGAGGTGATAGCACCAGTTTTCCATGAACTGGCTCGGCAGTTCCACGGCGTCCCACTCGATATTGGAGATTCCGGCCACGAAGCCATGCTCCACCGTGGTCAGCATGTGCTGGAGGGCGTGGCCGAACTCGTGGAAGAGCGTGGTCACTTCCTGAAAGCTCATCAGCGATGGCGCGTCGTCCAAGGCCGGACGCTGGTTGCAGTTCACGTAGGCGACGGGCAGGCGCACGGCATGACCGCGAGGCGCGCAGACGGTGCTGCGCCCATGAAGTTCGTCCATCCACGCGCCGCCGCGTTTTTCCTCGGGGCGGGCGTAAGGGTCCAGATAAAAGCCCGCGATCTCCCGGCCGTCGCTGTCCTTGACCCGGTAATAGGTCACGTCCGCATGCCAGGTCGGCACTTCGTCACCGCTTTCGATCCTGACCCCGAAGAGGCTCTCGATCAGCTCGAAGAGCCCCTGCAGGATGGCCGGCAGCGGGAAATAGGGCCGGATCAGCTCGTCGCGCAGGCCGAAGCGCCGCTCCTTGAGCCTTTCGGCCCAGTACATGACGTCCCATGGCTGAATATCCTCGGATTGCCCGTTTGAGCGGGCCAGATCGCCAAGATCGATGAGGTCGTTCAGGGCCGGGTCCGTGGCCGCATCCTGGATCGTGCGCAGCAGGGTTTCGATGCTGGCCACGCCCGGAGCCATCTTGCGCTCAAGGCTCACTTCCGCGAAATTTTCAAAGCCGAGCAGCGCAGCCAGCTCGGCGCGCAGCTTCAATATGCGCCGGATATGGGGCAGGTTGTCGGTGTCCCCGCTGGCCGCGCGGGTGATGTACGCCCGGTAGACCTCCTCGCGCAGATCGCGTCTGGCGGCGTGCTGCATGAAGGACAGGAACGAAGGCAGATCAAGGGTGATGCACCAGGGGCCGTTTTCCGCCGTGGCCTCGGCCTGTCCGCGTGCCCGGGCCATGTTCGCGGCCAGGCGCAGGGAGTCTTCGGGGAGCCCGGCAACCTCTTCCTTTTGCGTCAGGGTCAGGGAATAGGCCTGGGTGGCGTCAAGGACGTTGTTGGTGAAGCGGGTCGACAGTTCGGCCAGCTCCTGGCTTATGGCATTGAAGCGCTCGCGGTCATCGGGGGCGAGCCCCACGCCCTGCAGGATCGCGTCGCGGACCAGGAGGCTGATGGTGCGCTGCAGGGCCTGGCTGAATGTCGGGAAATCCGGGCTCTCGCGCAGGGCGAGAAGCGCGTCATGGATGGGACGGCTCTGACCCAGGCGGTTGTGGAATTCCACGACCAGGGGCTGAGTCTGCGCATAGGCCTCGCGCATCTCGGGGGAGTTCCTGACGTTGTGCAGGTGTGTGGCCACGCCCCATGCGCGCGCGACCCTGTCGGTCAGACGCTCCAGGGGGGTGAGCAGCCCGTGCCAGGTTCGGGGCGCGCTTTGTTCAAGGGTTTCAAGTTCGGCGCTACTTCTGGCTATGACTTCCTGCATGGCCGGCACGACATGATCGGCGGTGATGGAGGGGAAATTGGGGAAAAGCTCCCAGTTGAGCAGGGGATTTGGCTCGTGCATGGCAGTCCTTGGCATGGATCGTTACTAATGATGGCTTTGGGTGATGGCCTTGGGTGTATAAAAAACGGGAGGAGCGGACAAGGAGGGAAGCCTCCCCGGGGTTCGCTACGGTCTTGAGATGAGAAAGCACGGTTGCATGGGCCGGTGCCGTGCGCGAAAAACATCGCGGCGAGACGCAAGCACAGCCCGAAATTCAAGGCGCGGAAAGGCCTTGTGAGACGGGCGTTACGCGAAGGCCGCGATGCTGCTCCGGCGGACTAGTTCTGGGCGTTGAGCTCGGTCTGCACCTGCTGGATCAGCTCCTTGGCCTTCATCAGCTTTTCCTGCTGTTCCGGCGACTGCAGCTGCGTGGACATGTAGGATGTCTTTTGCGTCATCTCCTGCAGGATCGAGCTCATGAGCGCCGCTCGCGTCTTGGAGGGCAATGTCTCAAGCTCCGCGACCTTGGATTCCATGGTTCCGACCTTGGTGTCCAGGCTGGATACGGTGGTCTTGATCACGGCGAGGTCCTGGACCTGCATGGTCAGCTGCTTGATGTTCTGATTGAGGTTGAAATAGAAGCCAAGCAGCAGGATCACCGCCGCAAGAGAGGCGAAAAGCGCGATCTTGCTCATGTCGCGGCGCGGGGGCTGAGCCGAGGGGATGGCCTCGGGGGCGGCGCTATCGGTTTCGGGAGCCGGGGCGGCTTGGGGGATCTCGACCTTTGCAGGCGATTCAAGAGCCGCTTCGACCTCGTCGTGGCCGAGGGATTTTTCCCGGGTCAGGCTCTGGGCCAGGTTCGCATAATCCATAAAGGAAATTGCTTCCGGTTTCTTTTCCTTGACGACTTCGGTCAGCTCGACCTTCTTGGTCTTGCGGGCCGAATCGGTGTCCTTCTTGGTCTTGCGTTCCAGTTGCACGACTTTCTTGGCGGCGCCCATCGTATCCTCCCTCGCTCGAATAAAAAAAACAGTAAACAAAAATCGGTCCGAAGACCAGTCCGTACTTAGGCGCCCAGCGTCTTGATCCCAACGGAGGCGCGGATGCGATCCAGGAAGGGGCGGCTGTAGGCGCGGGCCTTTTCAGCGCCTTCCTTCAGCACCTTTTCGATATATTCGGGGTTTTGCATCAACTCCGCATACTTATCGCGCGGCTCGGCGAGCTGGGCGTTGACGACCTCGAACAGGTCCTGCTTGACGTAGCCCCAGCCGATGCCCGCCGCGAAACGGGCGCGCATGTCGGCCACCTGCTCGGGCGTTGCGAAGGCGCGGAACATTTCGAAAAGCGCGCATCCTTCGGTCTCCTTGGGCTCCTCGGGAGCCTGGGAGTTGGTGGTGATCTTCATGATCAGCTTGCGCAGATTCTTTTCCGGGGCAAAGAGCGGAATGTAATTGTTGTAGCTCTTGCTCATCTTGCGCCCGTCAAGGCCGGTCAGCACGGCCGTGGACTCGTCCACGCGGGCCTCGGGCAGGACGAAGTGCTCGCCGAAATGATGGTTGAAGCGCTGCGCGATGTCGCGGGTCATCTCCAGGTGCTGGGTCTGGTCCTTGCCCACGGGCACGATGTTGGCGTTGAACATGAGGATGTCCGCGGCCATGAGGATGGGGTAGGAGTAGAGCCCCATGGTGATGCCCTTGTCCGGATCCTGGCTGCCGTTTTCCTCGTTCTCCTGCACCGCGGCCTTGTAGGCGTGGGCCCGGTTCATGAGGCCCTTGGCCGTCATGCAGGTCAGTATCCAGGTCAGCTCGGGAATTTCGGGGATATCGGACTGGCAGTAGAAGACGCTCTTGTTCGTATCAAGGCCAAGGGCCAGCCAGGTGGCGGCCACTTCCAGGCGGGACTGATGAATCCGGGCCGGATCGTGGCATTTGATCAGCGAATGAAAATCGGCCAGAAAATAGTAGGAGTTGACGTTTTCATCACGGCTGGCCTCGATGGCCGGGCGGATGGCGCCGACGTAATTGCCAAGGTGCGGCGTGCCGGAAGTGGTGATTCCGGTCAGGACGGTCATTTTCTTCATGCTTGAAACCTATAGGAGTGGTTTGATGATCATGTTTTGCACAAAGGCCGAGACCGGGGACAGGATCATGCCGAGTCCTCCGGTGAAAGCCAGCAGAAGCAGGATGATGAATCCGTAGCGTTCGAGCTGCATGAACCGCGCGGCCATGGGGCCGGGCAGCAGGCAGGCCAGGATCTTGCTGCCGTCAAGCGGGGGAATGGGCAGCAGGTTGAACGTGCCGAGGATGGCGTTGATGAAGACGCCGGCCACGGCAATGTTGATCATGGGCCGCAGGATGTACGCGGAGTCGGCGGCGCCCGGATTCTGGGAATAGATGACGAGGATCTTGAGCAGCACGGCGAAGAAGGCCATCACCGCGAAGTTGGCCATGGGCCCGGCCAGGGACACGTACAGGATGCCGCGCCGGTAATCCTTGTAATAGGCCGGGTTGATGGGCACGGGTTTGGCCCAGCCGATGAGCTGGGTCAGAAGCAGGACCAGGGTGCCCATGGGGTCGAGATGCTTCAGCGGGTTGAGGGTCAGCCTTCCGGCCAGCTTGGCCGTGGGATCGCCCATGAGGTAGGAAACATACCCGTGCGCGACTTCGTGGCAGGTGATGCCAAGAAAAAAGGGCAGGGCGATTATGGAAAAGTGATGAAGTGTCTGGCTGATGTCGAACATGGAGCTTCGGCTATCATCAAGCGCCCCGGCGGGCAACTCTTTTAGCTCCAGCGGGTGTAGAGCTCGTGGGGCATGCCGAGCTGTTCGAGGATGCGGCCCACAAACTGGCTGACCAGTTGCTCGATGGATTCCGGGCGATGGTAGAAGCCGGGGCAGGGCGGCATGATCACGGCCCCGGCCCTGTGGGCGCGGAGCATGTTCTTGAGATGGATCTCGCTCAGTGGCGTTTCGCGCGGCACCAGGATAAGGGGACGACGCTCCTTGAGGGTCACGTCGGCGGCGCGATGCAGCAGATTGGTGCCGACCCCGCTTGCGATGGCGGCGAGGCTGGCCATGGAGCACGGACAGACGATCATGCCCGCATGCGTCCAGGAACCGCTGGCAGGCGGGGCCGCGATATTGGCGGGGTCATGCAGGAAATGAAAGCTGGATTCGAGTTCGAGCGGATCGGAGCCGAGTTCGTATCGAAAGACCTGCCGCGCCCCGTCCGAGATGATCCCATGCAGCTCCACCCCAGGAACCTCGCGCAGGGCGCGGGCGAGTAACCGGGCATACTCCATGCCGCTGGCCCCGGAAATGGCCAGAATGATGCGTCGCGTAACTGTCATGAATCACCTCAAAAATTTAAGCTTGGCCCAACCGGCTATCTCAGACACGAATGCTTGACAAGCGAGGGACGTCTGCATAGGTAAGCATTCCTCGTGCGCAATTAGCTCAGTTGGATAGAGCGTTAGCCTCCGGAGCTAAAGGCCGCAAGTTCGATTCTTGCATTGCGCACCAAAGAAATCAAGGGCTTATGAGTAAACCACTCGTAAGCCCTTTTTCTTTCCCCGCACCATTCCCCGCACGCAAATCCGCTCCCCGCACGGCTTAGGGAGAATTCGCCTGCTGGCCATTTTTTTTCCGAACGCTTTCCCGAACGCAAATCCGCGCCCCGAATGACACAGGGGAAATTCCCTGTAGGCTTTTTTTCGCACCTTTCCCCGCACGCTTCCCCGCACCGCCGTTGGCTCTGAAATTTGTGGGTGCTCCAACTCCGCTCATTTTGGGTATGCCGATTTTCATTGGTTTGATCCTGCCAAGCGACAAGATTGTTCAAGGAATGAGGGTAATCCTTAAGAGCAACTCCGTAGGTCAGACCGATTCAGCAGACCTTTAGAGCAACTCAGTAGGTCAAAAGAGCGATTCAATCGACCATTAGAGTAACTCAGTAGGTCAAAAGGTCGCCTGTTATCACCGTCGGAATTTTTGCATGTCTGTAAGCGCTCAGACGTTCGCATCTTCCAGGACATGCCTGATCTGCGATAGAAGCAGGCGTCTATACTTTTTGTGCGGCTTTGGTTTGGGGAGGCTTGGGGAAGGAATTTGTCAACGTGCCGGGTCATG containing:
- the ylqF gene encoding ribosome biogenesis GTPase YlqF, encoding MSIQWFPGHMHRARKQIALVMAKVDVVIEVLDARLPGYSENPLLRELRGPRPCLKVLNKSDLADPAVTASWMDFFRECGTVPMEISATSPKDAKRILGTLPGMVKERNFLMQPVNCLIVGIPNVGKSTLMNTLVGRKVARAANQAAITTKQKRVHVNDELTLYDTPGVLWPKIESVTASYMLAGSGAVRETAMDNAEVAARVGDYLLREYPGLLKERYKITDLPQNGIDLLEALGRKRGCLIKGGEVDVTKAAGILLNELRAGQIGRISLQKPPAPKAA
- a CDS encoding M3 family metallopeptidase, which encodes MHEPNPLLNWELFPNFPSITADHVVPAMQEVIARSSAELETLEQSAPRTWHGLLTPLERLTDRVARAWGVATHLHNVRNSPEMREAYAQTQPLVVEFHNRLGQSRPIHDALLALRESPDFPTFSQALQRTISLLVRDAILQGVGLAPDDRERFNAISQELAELSTRFTNNVLDATQAYSLTLTQKEEVAGLPEDSLRLAANMARARGQAEATAENGPWCITLDLPSFLSFMQHAARRDLREEVYRAYITRAASGDTDNLPHIRRILKLRAELAALLGFENFAEVSLERKMAPGVASIETLLRTIQDAATDPALNDLIDLGDLARSNGQSEDIQPWDVMYWAERLKERRFGLRDELIRPYFPLPAILQGLFELIESLFGVRIESGDEVPTWHADVTYYRVKDSDGREIAGFYLDPYARPEEKRGGAWMDELHGRSTVCAPRGHAVRLPVAYVNCNQRPALDDAPSLMSFQEVTTLFHEFGHALQHMLTTVEHGFVAGISNIEWDAVELPSQFMENWCYHLPTLTKLARHYRTGEPMAAELLDKLLETRTFRAGSNALRQVSFALTDLALHTADPDQLDPTETAQRIAREILPLPPLPEDRFLCSFSHIFAGGYAAGYYSYKWAEVLSADAFGVFADAGPDPVRSGDLGRRFRNTILALGGSRHPMDIFRLFRGREPDPRALLLQEGLLPANKDN
- a CDS encoding tryptophan--tRNA ligase; this encodes MKKMTVLTGITTSGTPHLGNYVGAIRPAIEASRDENVNSYYFLADFHSLIKCHDPARIHQSRLEVAATWLALGLDTNKSVFYCQSDIPEIPELTWILTCMTAKGLMNRAHAYKAAVQENEENGSQDPDKGITMGLYSYPILMAADILMFNANIVPVGKDQTQHLEMTRDIAQRFNHHFGEHFVLPEARVDESTAVLTGLDGRKMSKSYNNYIPLFAPEKNLRKLIMKITTNSQAPEEPKETEGCALFEMFRAFATPEQVADMRARFAAGIGWGYVKQDLFEVVNAQLAEPRDKYAELMQNPEYIEKVLKEGAEKARAYSRPFLDRIRASVGIKTLGA
- a CDS encoding site-2 protease family protein, whose amino-acid sequence is MFDISQTLHHFSIIALPFFLGITCHEVAHGYVSYLMGDPTAKLAGRLTLNPLKHLDPMGTLVLLLTQLIGWAKPVPINPAYYKDYRRGILYVSLAGPMANFAVMAFFAVLLKILVIYSQNPGAADSAYILRPMINIAVAGVFINAILGTFNLLPIPPLDGSKILACLLPGPMAARFMQLERYGFIILLLLAFTGGLGMILSPVSAFVQNMIIKPLL
- a CDS encoding UbiX family flavin prenyltransferase — protein: MTVTRRIILAISGASGMEYARLLARALREVPGVELHGIISDGARQVFRYELGSDPLELESSFHFLHDPANIAAPPASGSWTHAGMIVCPCSMASLAAIASGVGTNLLHRAADVTLKERRPLILVPRETPLSEIHLKNMLRAHRAGAVIMPPCPGFYHRPESIEQLVSQFVGRILEQLGMPHELYTRWS